In Nitrospinaceae bacterium, the sequence CGAGCTTCGAAGCCCGAGCTTGCCGCGCATATTTTTCGACTCAAACCCCGGAGTATCGGTCTCCACCAAAAAGGCAGCCATCCGCCGGGAATTATCCCTGTCGGTCTGGGCAATTACGAGGGCGATTTGTGCGACGCCGCCATTGCTAATCCAGATTTTTTGTCCATCGAGCCGCCAACCGCTATCAGTCTTGGTGGCGAAGGTCTTGATATTTTGCGCGTCCGAGCCGACATCGGGCTCAGTTAATCCGAGGCAGCCAATCCACTCGGCCGAACATAGAAGCGGAAGATATTTGTGTTTCTGCGCCTCACTCCCCCACTTCAGTATGGTCGAGGCGACGAGAGACATCTGAACGGAAAGAACGGTTCGCACCGAGGAGCAGGCCTTGCTGATCTCCTCCATCAGGACAGCATAGGAAATATAATCCATTCCCGCTCCGCCATATTCCTCCGGGATCACCCCCCCGTAAAAGCCAAGCTCACCCATCTCCCTGACAATGTCGTCGGGAAATCGTCCATCGATATCATTCTGCCTGGCGACGGGCATAATCCTGCGCCGTGCAAAATCGGCCGCCGTCTCCTTGAGCAGGCGCTGCGCCTCGTTCAGTTCAAAATCCATCCGGATTTAATCCTCGTATGTATAGAAACCACGCCCACTTTTGCGACCCAAATGGCCCGCACGCACCATTTTTTTGAGAATAAAATTCGGGCGGTAACGCTGATCGCCCAGTTCCCGATAAAGGGTCTCGGTCTTGGCGAGGTGAATATCGACGCCGATGAGGTCGATCAGTTCAAGTGGCCCCATCGGGAAACCGCAGCCCATCTTTAACGCCGCATCAATATCCTCTGCCGAGGCAAGCCCCTGCGCGAAAACCTCCACAGCCTCGTTCAGCGATCCAGCTAACACACGACTACCGATTCCAGCGGGGCTATCGAAGCGGGCGTGGACGGGTTTTTTACCCAATTTTTCGGCCAGAGCGCTCACGGCACCCACCGTTTCTTGTGACGTTCCTATTCCGGGCATGATCTCAACCAATTTCATTACGACAGGCGGGTTGAAAAAGTGCATGCCGCAAACTTTATCGGGCCGAGAGGTGGCCGACGCCATCTCGCTAATGGAAAGCGAAGTGGTGTTCGACGCAAAAATCGTTCGATCCGGCGCTGCCTCATCAAGCGCGGCAAACGTTTTTTTCTTAATCACCATGTCCTCGAAAATGGCCTCAACGACGATGTCCGCCTCCGACGCAGCGGCATAGCCCGATCCCACAGTGATTCGCCCGATAATTTCGTCTTTATCATCAGCGCTCATTTTTCCCTGCTCAACCCGCCGGGCCATCCGCTTTTCAAGACCAGCCACGGCACTCGCCACGATATCCTCGCTCTGATCAGTCAGCGTGACCGGAATGCCGCTCTGGGCAAAAATCTGTGCGATGCCTGCACCCATCGTTCCGGCACCGACTACCATCGCCTTTTTAAATTCCATTTCATTTACCCTCTTTTACTCGGTTCGTTGAATCACGACGGCAACGCCCTGCCCGCCGCCAATGCATGCACTCACAACCCCAAGCTCCTTGCCACGCTGCTCAAGGGCACTCAGGCAGGTGGCGATGAGCTTCCCGCCAGTGGCGCCAACAGGATGTCCAAGCGCAATCGCGCCACCGTGCACATTCAGTTTCCCTCGCTCCCACTTCAGTTCGCGCTCACAGGCAACGATTTGTGAGGCAAAGGCTTCATTTACCTCGATGAGATCCATATCATCGAGACTGAGCCCCGCACGCTCAAGCGCCTTGGGAATAGCCGTGACCGGGCCCAGCCCCATGAACCGGGGTTCGACACCAGTCGAGGCGTAGCCCCTGAGCACGGCAATAGGCCGCGCACCAAGCTCCTCGGCAAGCTCGCGAGAGGCCAGAACTAGGGCAGAGCCTGCGTCCGCCTGGGTGCAGGCGTTTCCAGCCGTCACCGAGCCCTGCTCGTTGAACACGGGTTTGAGCTTGCCGAGCTTTTCCATCGAGAGCCCGCCGCGCGGAGTCTCATCGATGTCAAAAGAAGTAACTTCGCCTTTTCGGCCTTTAAGCTCTATGGGGACGATCTCGGCGGCGAATTTTCCACCCTCAATTGCGGCAGCAGCCTTCTCCTGGCTTTCTAGGGCATAGGCGTCCTGCTCCTCGCGAGTGATGTTGTAGCGCTCGACCAGGTTTTCCGCCGTCACACCCATCAACTCGCCCGCCAATGGGCACATGTAGCCGTCCTTATAAATCAAGTCCAGAAATTCGGCATGACCAAAACGGTTGCCCCATCGTGCCCCTGGCTGAACGTAGGGGACATTCGTCGTACTCTCGGCCCCACCGGCAAGGACCACGTCAGCGTCCCCCGCCCGGATAGCCTGGGCACCAAGGGCCGCCGCCTTGATAGAGGAGCCGCAACGCTTGTTTATCGTGAAGGCGGGCACTTCAATTGGAAGCCCGGCACCGACAGATATCACGCGGGCCGAGTTCGGGCCTACGGCAGCCTGCCAGCCGTTGCCAATAACAACCTCATCAAAGTGCTCCGGGGCAATCCCTGAGCGGCGAATGGCTTCTTTGGCCGCGTGGACACCAAGGTCCACCACAGATTTATTCTTCAGCGAGCCGCCAAATCCACCCCCGGCAGTTCGAACGCTGCTCAGAATAACAACCTCTTTCATGAAATAGACTCCCGTAATGAATTCCTGGGTATTCAAGAAAATTTATCATTGAGGAAAGATGCGAAATTACCTTTATAAAAGGGAAAAACTCACCCCTGCCGCTGACTATTTTATGTCACAGCGACCAAGCCACGGCAAGATAAGCGGGCGCGAGCGCCCTAAAACCCTAGACATTTTCTGCCAGCACACGCAGATCCTCAAGCGCATCGAGAAAATCCAAGGGGGGCTCCGCCTCGAATTCGCAGGCCTCCCTAGTTACGGGATGCTCGAACCCGAGCCGATAGGCATGAAGCGCCTGGCGCGCAATTAGTGTCTCTGCCTCTTTTTTTTTGAGCCGTTTGCCCCGCCCCGGCAGACGCCCACGGCCATATGTCGGATCGCCCAGCACCGGAATCCCGATGTGGTTGAGGTGAACCCTTATCTGGTGGGTTCGGCCAGTCTCGAGCCGAACCTCAAGAAGCGCCGCCTCCTCAAGCACCTCACGAACAGTGAAGTGAGTAACGGCCACACGCCCTCCCTCGACAACCGCCATTGCAGTCCGATGGGTGGGGTGGCGTCCGATAGGCGCGTTAATGGTGCCCTTTCCGTTAGGAGGAACTCCCTTCACAATTGCCAAATAGCGGCGCTGGATGCGGCGAGCCTTGAGGGCCTCCGAGAGGCGTCGGTGAACGATATCCGACTTGGCGACGATGAGGAGCCCAGAGGTGTCCTTGTCGAGGCGGTGGACAATTCCAGGTCGCTCGACGCCGCCGATTCCCGAAAGCTGGCCCCGGCAGTGGTAAAGAAGCGCAGCGACCATGGTGCCCTCTCGATTTCCGGCACCTGGATGAACCACCATGCCCGGCGGCTTGTTCACGACAAGAAGGTGCTCGTCCTCGAACCGGACATCAAGAGGAATATTCTCGGGGTCGAGGCGATGAGGTACGGGTGGAGGGATTTCAATTTCGAGTTGCGCGCCGGGAGGCACTTTTTGGCTCGCCTTAACACCGGGCTCGCCATTCATGAGTACACGCCCCTCGTGAATCAGGGCCTGTACCCGCGCGCGTGAGAGATCGCTAAATTCTCCTACAAGATAGGCGTCCAGGCGTGGGGCCCCCTTCGGGCATTCCCGGCGAAACTTACCTGGATCCACGTAGGCCTCCTAGATCTTCACCAGCGAGTCGAACACACGAGTGCGGCGATAGATTCTCCCGCTCAAGAGTGTGCCCTTTGAAACGATATCGTGGTAACCCTGCCCGACGAGAAACCATCCTTCGGATACCTCAATACTCACTCCGTAGGCAAGCGGGCGATGGTCCTCCCCTCGTTCGATGCACAGATAGTGTTTATCTTCTAAAAAGGCGAGGCGATTCCAGTAACCCGTGGCGCTTTTCTCGGCCACCTGGCCTTGAATCGAAACGGGCTCGTCCATCAAATCCCACAGCGCCAGTCCGCCCCGATAGATAGAATATGCGGTAACAAAAACGGCCCCTACCAGGGCAAATACCGGTAACAATCCGCCCAGCGAAAAATCATAAAACGACGACAGGACAGCTATAAGACCTCCGAATAATGCGCCCGCCCCCCAGAATAAAAGCGTATTTTTAAGATAGCGGACCGCATATCCCCGCGCCAACACTATCGGGGGCGGCGAAGTGCGACTTTTTCCATCTAGAGGGGTAGTAGGAACAAAAGCCATGGCCTTATTCTCCCTCGGGCTCGCCGCTCGATTCTTTGTCCATCACCTCGGTCGGTGGATCGCCGTAAGGGTTTCGAAGAATTTCCAAGACAAGAAGTGAAACACCCACAGTAATGCACGAATCGGCCAGATTGAACGCCGGCCAGTAATAGTCCTGGTGATAGAAAAGAATAAAATCAATTACCTCTCCATGCACAATCCGATCGATCAAGTTACCGAGCCCGCCCCCCGCGATACAAGTCAGGCTGATTCGGCCCATTCGGCTATCGAGTTCATTCGAGCGAAAAAGATAATAAATGAACACCAACGCACCCAGGGTCGCCGCAACAAAAAACATGCGGCCCCAGCCCAGCGGCAGCCAGGATAGAAGACTGAAGGCACCTCCCCGGTTTCGAAAATGGGTGATACTCAAAA encodes:
- a CDS encoding thiolase family protein is translated as MKEVVILSSVRTAGGGFGGSLKNKSVVDLGVHAAKEAIRRSGIAPEHFDEVVIGNGWQAAVGPNSARVISVGAGLPIEVPAFTINKRCGSSIKAAALGAQAIRAGDADVVLAGGAESTTNVPYVQPGARWGNRFGHAEFLDLIYKDGYMCPLAGELMGVTAENLVERYNITREEQDAYALESQEKAAAAIEGGKFAAEIVPIELKGRKGEVTSFDIDETPRGGLSMEKLGKLKPVFNEQGSVTAGNACTQADAGSALVLASRELAEELGARPIAVLRGYASTGVEPRFMGLGPVTAIPKALERAGLSLDDMDLIEVNEAFASQIVACERELKWERGKLNVHGGAIALGHPVGATGGKLIATCLSALEQRGKELGVVSACIGGGQGVAVVIQRTE
- the lspA gene encoding signal peptidase II, giving the protein MNQRPELAPFLTFAALLAAADQILKYVITSNILFNESRTIIPGFLSITHFRNRGGAFSLLSWLPLGWGRMFFVAATLGALVFIYYLFRSNELDSRMGRISLTCIAGGGLGNLIDRIVHGEVIDFILFYHQDYYWPAFNLADSCITVGVSLLVLEILRNPYGDPPTEVMDKESSGEPEGE
- a CDS encoding RluA family pseudouridine synthase; this translates as MDPGKFRRECPKGAPRLDAYLVGEFSDLSRARVQALIHEGRVLMNGEPGVKASQKVPPGAQLEIEIPPPVPHRLDPENIPLDVRFEDEHLLVVNKPPGMVVHPGAGNREGTMVAALLYHCRGQLSGIGGVERPGIVHRLDKDTSGLLIVAKSDIVHRRLSEALKARRIQRRYLAIVKGVPPNGKGTINAPIGRHPTHRTAMAVVEGGRVAVTHFTVREVLEEAALLEVRLETGRTHQIRVHLNHIGIPVLGDPTYGRGRLPGRGKRLKKKEAETLIARQALHAYRLGFEHPVTREACEFEAEPPLDFLDALEDLRVLAENV
- a CDS encoding acyl-CoA dehydrogenase; protein product: MDFELNEAQRLLKETAADFARRRIMPVARQNDIDGRFPDDIVREMGELGFYGGVIPEEYGGAGMDYISYAVLMEEISKACSSVRTVLSVQMSLVASTILKWGSEAQKHKYLPLLCSAEWIGCLGLTEPDVGSDAQNIKTFATKTDSGWRLDGQKIWISNGGVAQIALVIAQTDRDNSRRMAAFLVETDTPGFESKNMRGKLGLRSSNTAELFLAGVDVPDDALMGEVGDGFKVAMSALDNGRYSVAAGCLGIAQASLEAAVAYAKERHTFGKPIAAHQLVQEIIARMVVDIDASRLLVYRAGELKNAGVPNTKETSIAKYFASETALRCANDAIQIHGGMGYSDEFPVERYMRDARVATIYEGTSQIQKLIIAGYETGIRAFG
- a CDS encoding 3-hydroxybutyryl-CoA dehydrogenase, producing the protein MEFKKAMVVGAGTMGAGIAQIFAQSGIPVTLTDQSEDIVASAVAGLEKRMARRVEQGKMSADDKDEIIGRITVGSGYAAASEADIVVEAIFEDMVIKKKTFAALDEAAPDRTIFASNTTSLSISEMASATSRPDKVCGMHFFNPPVVMKLVEIMPGIGTSQETVGAVSALAEKLGKKPVHARFDSPAGIGSRVLAGSLNEAVEVFAQGLASAEDIDAALKMGCGFPMGPLELIDLIGVDIHLAKTETLYRELGDQRYRPNFILKKMVRAGHLGRKSGRGFYTYED